In Nitrobacteraceae bacterium AZCC 1564, the following proteins share a genomic window:
- a CDS encoding 16S rRNA (uracil1498-N3)-methyltransferase (product_source=KO:K09761; cath_funfam=2.40.240.20,3.40.1280.10; cog=COG1385; ko=KO:K09761; pfam=PF04452; superfamily=75217,88697; tigrfam=TIGR00046) yields the protein MPKFDARTPRLFVEPPLAAGVGIPLDRDQTNYLGNVLRLAAGDTVRVFNGRDGEWQATLAGRKRPDRAEIVSQTRSQDRLPDLHYVFAPLKHARLDYMVQKAVEMGASALCPVTTRFTQATRVNTDRMRANVIEAAEQCGILSLAEVREPEPLERYLSQRSDGRLLVFCDEEAPDGDPAAALSHAHKEALSGIDVLIGPEGGFAEEERTMLLKQPRLVRIALGPRILRADTAAVAALALVQTALGDWGSVMHA from the coding sequence ATGCCGAAATTCGATGCCCGCACTCCGCGCCTCTTCGTCGAGCCTCCGTTGGCGGCTGGTGTGGGGATTCCACTTGATCGCGACCAAACGAATTATCTTGGCAATGTGCTGCGTCTCGCCGCTGGCGACACCGTGCGCGTGTTCAACGGGCGCGATGGCGAATGGCAAGCGACTCTGGCTGGACGCAAGCGGCCCGATCGCGCGGAAATCGTGAGCCAGACGCGTTCCCAGGATCGGTTGCCAGATCTGCACTACGTGTTCGCACCGCTAAAACATGCACGCCTCGACTATATGGTTCAGAAAGCCGTGGAAATGGGCGCTTCGGCGCTGTGCCCTGTCACCACGCGTTTCACTCAGGCGACGCGTGTGAATACGGATCGGATGCGCGCAAACGTCATTGAAGCAGCGGAACAATGCGGAATCCTCAGCCTCGCCGAGGTTCGCGAGCCTGAACCGCTCGAACGGTACCTCAGCCAGCGGAGCGACGGCCGCCTGCTGGTGTTTTGCGATGAGGAAGCCCCCGATGGCGATCCCGCGGCAGCCCTCTCCCATGCGCACAAAGAAGCCTTGAGCGGTATTGATGTACTCATTGGACCGGAAGGCGGCTTTGCCGAAGAGGAGCGAACGATGCTCTTGAAGCAGCCGCGCCTGGTACGCATTGCGCTTGGTCCCCGCATTTTGCGTGCGGACACTGCCGCCGTGGCGGCTTTAGCCCTGGTGCAGACAGCACTGGGTGACTGGGGCTCAGTGATGCACGCATGA
- a CDS encoding 3-deoxy-D-manno-octulosonic-acid transferase (product_source=KO:K02527; cath_funfam=2.40.50.140,3.40.50.2000; cog=COG1519; ko=KO:K02527; pfam=PF04413; superfamily=53756): MPSGLPVTLRAYRRLSALATPLTGTLVQRRLKRGKEDPERIGERRGIASVARPRGPLIWIHGASVGEVLAVAELVERLRAQNVRILLTSGTVTSAAIVQRRFSPDVIHQYVPFDTPKYVSSFLDHWQPGLALFIESDIWPNLILSSAERRVPMVIINARMSQRSFPRWRRFAGTIGTLLDCFDLCLAQSDLDGERYAALGSRNVVTSGNLKLDVKGPPADVPKLEQLKAATQRRLVFVAASTHPGEEEIILDAHRRLAGQIQSLLTVIVPRHANRGVAIARMLAAAGANVALRSQDELPSARTDIYVADTMGELGLFYRLAPVVFMGGSLVSHGGQNPIEAIKLGAAILHGPHVFNFTEIYNALDQAGGAVRADTDEDFVRSLGSLLANPISRQWSVAAAEKVVERLGGALDKTLAALEPYLLQMRIEGEVADA; encoded by the coding sequence ATGCCTAGCGGGCTGCCGGTCACGCTGCGCGCGTACCGGAGGCTGTCCGCGCTCGCGACGCCTTTGACAGGGACACTTGTCCAGCGTCGTCTCAAGCGGGGCAAAGAGGATCCCGAGCGCATCGGCGAGCGTCGGGGGATTGCAAGTGTTGCACGTCCACGGGGACCGCTGATCTGGATTCACGGTGCGAGCGTCGGTGAGGTTCTTGCGGTCGCCGAACTGGTAGAACGGCTACGGGCCCAAAATGTTCGCATCCTGCTGACCTCCGGCACGGTGACATCGGCTGCGATCGTTCAGCGGAGATTTTCTCCGGATGTCATCCATCAATATGTGCCGTTCGATACGCCCAAGTATGTTTCGTCCTTCCTTGATCACTGGCAGCCCGGTCTCGCGCTGTTCATCGAGTCTGATATCTGGCCCAATCTGATTTTATCGAGCGCCGAGCGGCGCGTTCCGATGGTGATTATCAATGCCCGGATGTCGCAGCGCTCTTTTCCGCGATGGCGCAGGTTTGCCGGCACCATCGGTACATTGCTCGATTGCTTCGATCTGTGTCTGGCACAATCCGATCTCGATGGAGAACGCTATGCGGCACTGGGCAGCCGTAACGTTGTGACGTCAGGCAATCTCAAGCTCGATGTGAAAGGACCACCGGCTGATGTCCCAAAGCTCGAGCAGCTTAAGGCCGCGACGCAGCGCCGATTGGTCTTCGTCGCAGCGTCCACGCATCCCGGCGAAGAGGAGATCATTCTCGACGCGCATCGGAGATTAGCCGGGCAAATCCAGTCGTTGTTGACGGTCATTGTTCCGCGTCATGCAAATCGCGGTGTCGCCATCGCGCGGATGCTGGCTGCCGCAGGCGCAAATGTCGCGCTGCGTTCGCAGGACGAATTGCCTTCGGCAAGGACCGACATCTATGTCGCGGATACCATGGGCGAGCTGGGACTGTTTTATCGTCTCGCGCCCGTGGTGTTCATGGGCGGATCCCTCGTCAGCCACGGCGGCCAAAATCCGATCGAGGCCATCAAGCTTGGCGCCGCCATTTTGCATGGACCGCATGTTTTCAATTTCACTGAGATCTACAACGCGCTGGATCAGGCGGGCGGAGCGGTTCGCGCAGATACGGACGAAGATTTCGTGAGATCGCTCGGCTCGCTTTTGGCAAACCCGATCTCCCGGCAATGGTCGGTGGCTGCGGCGGAGAAAGTGGTCGAGCGGCTGGGAGGTGCGCTGGACAAGACGCTGGCCGCGCTTGAGCCTTACCTGCTGCAAATGCGGATTGAAGGAGAAGTCGCCGATGCGTGA
- a CDS encoding PmbA protein (product_source=KO:K03592; cath_funfam=3.30.2290.10; cog=COG0312; ko=KO:K03592; pfam=PF01523,PF19289,PF19290; superfamily=111283) gives MNSSPNASLSSSPKSSTSDLLDQTALSALAEKLVEAAKRAGADAADAVAVRGVSQGVEVRDGKVEESERSEGDDVGLRVFVGKRQAVVSTSDIRGDNVAQLAERAVAMAKVAPDDEYVGLADQVLLATQFPDLDLLDPKVPSIDELEQRAQEVEAAALAVKGVSKSSGASASAGIGGMVLVTSTGFHGSYLRSSHSISMTAIAGDGTGMERDYDFSSALHASDLTSPGRVGQLAGERAVARLNPRKVATCKVPVVFDPRVSGSLVGHVVGAANGASIARKTSFLKDSLGKQLFDKSIRIIDDPLRVRGLRSQTFDAEGVAVKKLAIIDDGVLTSWLLDSATARELGMKTTGHAHRGVSSPPSPGAYNLHLEAGKLSPAELMSDIKEGFYVTDLIGSGVNGVTGDYSRGAAGFWIENGQLTYAVSEVTIAGHLFEIFKSMTPANDLEFKYGVNAPTVRIEGLTLAGR, from the coding sequence GTGAACTCTTCACCAAACGCATCATTGTCGTCTTCGCCGAAATCGTCGACATCGGATTTACTCGACCAGACCGCGTTGAGCGCGTTGGCGGAAAAGCTCGTGGAAGCAGCCAAGCGCGCGGGCGCGGATGCCGCAGATGCAGTTGCTGTGCGGGGCGTCTCCCAGGGCGTAGAAGTGCGCGACGGCAAAGTTGAGGAAAGCGAACGCTCGGAAGGCGACGATGTGGGGCTGCGCGTCTTCGTTGGAAAACGTCAAGCCGTTGTCTCGACCAGCGACATTCGCGGAGACAATGTTGCGCAACTCGCCGAACGCGCGGTGGCGATGGCGAAGGTCGCGCCTGACGATGAATATGTCGGACTTGCCGATCAGGTGCTGCTCGCAACACAGTTTCCGGATCTCGATTTGCTTGATCCGAAAGTGCCGTCCATTGATGAACTGGAACAGCGCGCCCAGGAAGTCGAAGCAGCCGCGCTCGCGGTCAAGGGCGTTTCAAAGTCCAGCGGTGCGTCTGCATCGGCCGGTATCGGCGGTATGGTGCTTGTCACCAGTACAGGCTTCCATGGCTCCTATCTGCGTTCAAGCCACAGCATTTCGATGACTGCGATTGCCGGCGACGGCACCGGCATGGAGCGCGATTACGATTTCTCGTCCGCGCTTCACGCTTCCGACCTGACATCCCCCGGCCGCGTTGGCCAGCTTGCCGGTGAGCGCGCGGTCGCGCGCCTTAATCCGCGCAAGGTCGCAACCTGCAAGGTTCCGGTTGTTTTTGATCCGCGGGTCTCTGGGTCGCTGGTCGGTCACGTTGTCGGCGCTGCGAATGGGGCCTCGATCGCCCGCAAGACGAGTTTTCTCAAGGACAGTTTGGGGAAACAGCTATTCGACAAGAGCATTCGTATTATCGATGATCCGCTGCGCGTGCGCGGATTGCGGTCACAAACGTTCGACGCGGAAGGCGTCGCCGTGAAGAAACTTGCGATTATCGATGATGGGGTTTTGACATCGTGGCTGCTCGATTCCGCGACAGCCCGTGAACTCGGCATGAAGACCACGGGCCATGCGCATCGCGGTGTTTCGTCACCGCCGTCGCCCGGCGCTTACAATTTGCATCTTGAAGCAGGTAAGCTGTCTCCGGCTGAACTGATGTCCGACATCAAGGAAGGTTTCTACGTGACGGACTTGATCGGATCCGGCGTCAACGGCGTGACGGGTGATTATAGCCGCGGCGCGGCTGGGTTCTGGATCGAGAATGGCCAACTGACTTATGCGGTCAGCGAAGTGACAATTGCTGGACACTTGTTCGAGATTTTCAAGTCGATGACGCCGGCCAATGACCTTGAATTCAAGTATGGCGTCAACGCGCCGACCGTGCGTATCGAGGGTCTGACGCTTGCCGGACGCTGA
- a CDS encoding hypothetical protein (product_source=Hypo-rule applied; pfam=PF19596) — protein sequence MRRQFGVGGVQPAGSSCSLQLDPHSLPVSFEARDGRADGGIRHIEINRERVVVRRAVSGIRMAVNLRINEFLGIACRTTDEAQALVLVHRDPSLSVPLLVTSDEDQIERGWQMWSETFSLPQIEEESDVAREPATRRRRHNVIKSRRPKFLTRRKAGRAQLEAPVHRGEREIIARN from the coding sequence GTGAGGCGTCAATTCGGAGTCGGTGGGGTGCAACCCGCCGGGTCGAGCTGCAGCTTGCAGCTCGACCCCCATTCTTTGCCTGTCAGCTTTGAAGCGCGCGATGGCCGCGCGGATGGCGGCATCAGGCATATCGAAATCAACCGCGAACGTGTCGTGGTGCGACGTGCTGTCAGTGGCATTCGCATGGCGGTGAATCTTCGCATCAACGAATTTCTCGGCATTGCCTGTCGCACAACGGACGAAGCGCAAGCACTGGTGCTGGTTCATCGCGATCCGTCATTGTCAGTGCCGCTGCTCGTCACCTCAGATGAAGATCAGATCGAGCGTGGCTGGCAGATGTGGAGCGAGACGTTTTCACTTCCGCAGATCGAAGAGGAGAGCGACGTGGCTCGCGAACCTGCGACGCGTCGTCGTCGCCATAACGTCATCAAAAGCCGCCGCCCAAAATTCCTGACGCGCCGCAAGGCTGGCCGCGCGCAGCTAGAGGCACCGGTTCATCGCGGCGAACGCGAAATCATCGCACGCAACTAA
- a CDS encoding hypothetical protein (product_source=COG3908; cog=COG3908; pfam=PF09866) encodes MLNKFGPSGHGEAKVEYLDGDFRVLSPGSYVRCAVTGEHISLDELKYWSVDRQEAYATPNAVLQRHYPAIAKTQS; translated from the coding sequence GTGCTCAACAAGTTCGGCCCCTCAGGCCACGGCGAAGCGAAAGTAGAATACCTCGACGGAGATTTCCGGGTGCTTTCACCGGGATCTTACGTTCGTTGCGCTGTCACCGGGGAACACATCTCCCTGGACGAACTGAAGTACTGGAGCGTCGACCGGCAGGAAGCGTACGCAACGCCCAACGCTGTGTTGCAGCGGCATTATCCTGCAATCGCTAAGACCCAAAGCTGA
- a CDS encoding hypothetical protein (product_source=Hypo-rule applied; cleavage_site_network=SignalP-noTM; smart=SM01333) produces MITHRLIISLAAAAFVAHAAEVRAQGAFPAPLPGQAAAPASSSPFPPVNGSSSPFPPVNGATGAPRAAAPPPSPSAFSTGAPPIGGGGFGGAPAGPPPGAEECQNGFLPLRKDAEEKAKLIQAAGKRKAPPTEACKLIGNFSQAETKMIKFVETHAKKCGIPPQVSDQMKKGHANTEKLLTKVCSVAAQMQQAPAGPSLSEVLGSASLPEAKPSTKRGGSTFDTLSGNVLAR; encoded by the coding sequence GTGATCACTCATCGTCTGATCATATCGCTGGCTGCGGCCGCGTTCGTCGCGCATGCCGCCGAGGTCCGCGCGCAAGGCGCATTTCCTGCGCCGTTGCCGGGTCAGGCGGCCGCACCGGCGAGTTCATCGCCGTTTCCGCCCGTTAATGGAAGTTCTTCTCCGTTCCCACCGGTGAATGGCGCAACTGGCGCGCCTAGGGCGGCGGCTCCGCCTCCTTCGCCGAGTGCTTTCTCCACGGGTGCTCCACCGATTGGTGGTGGCGGATTTGGTGGTGCGCCGGCTGGACCGCCCCCCGGTGCTGAAGAGTGTCAGAATGGCTTCCTGCCCTTGCGCAAGGATGCTGAGGAGAAGGCTAAGCTGATTCAGGCGGCAGGCAAGCGCAAAGCGCCCCCGACCGAAGCGTGCAAACTGATCGGCAATTTCTCTCAGGCCGAAACTAAGATGATCAAGTTCGTGGAAACGCACGCGAAGAAGTGCGGTATTCCGCCGCAGGTCAGCGATCAGATGAAGAAGGGGCACGCCAATACCGAGAAACTGCTCACCAAGGTGTGCTCGGTTGCGGCCCAGATGCAGCAGGCGCCTGCAGGACCAAGTTTGAGCGAGGTGCTTGGGTCGGCTTCGCTGCCCGAAGCAAAGCCCAGCACCAAGCGCGGAGGCAGCACGTTCGATACCCTAAGTGGTAATGTGCTGGCGCGATGA
- a CDS encoding hypothetical protein (product_source=Hypo-rule applied; pfam=PF13773; superfamily=51735), whose translation MSDTTPQQLLHLVIGGELLDLEHVTFKDLDKVEIVGLFPNYASAYAAWKSKAQQTVDNAHMRYFIVHIHRLLDPGQDTKSGH comes from the coding sequence ATGTCCGACACTACGCCACAGCAATTGCTTCATCTCGTCATCGGAGGTGAGCTGCTCGATCTTGAACACGTCACTTTCAAGGATCTCGATAAGGTCGAGATTGTGGGTTTGTTTCCGAACTACGCGAGTGCCTATGCCGCCTGGAAGAGCAAGGCACAGCAGACTGTCGACAACGCCCATATGCGTTACTTCATCGTCCACATCCACCGGCTGCTTGATCCGGGTCAAGACACGAAGTCCGGGCATTGA
- a CDS encoding tetraacyldisaccharide 4'-kinase (product_source=KO:K00912; cath_funfam=3.40.50.300; cog=COG1663; ko=KO:K00912; pfam=PF02606; superfamily=51984,52540; tigrfam=TIGR00682) encodes MREPTFWYRPPSWMSRLLLPFGAIYGAITARRMARKGAVAGIPAFCIGNYHVGGAGKTPTTLALSKILREMGEQPFVVSRGYGGSLEGPVRVDTSAHTAIDVGDEPLMMASQVPVVVSRDRAAGAKLAREQGASVILLDDGFQNPSLAKDASLIVVDSGRGLGNGCVFPAGPLRAPLTPQIERTDALIVVGEGHAADGVAQHLRARGKAVLHATIRPDPGSVAALSGKRVLAFAGIGDPARFFATLRKSGVIVVEARSFNDHHPYAISDVEQLAAAAQAKSLTMVTTEKDMTRLRSNANLTTRARNVMAFAVSLDFDDGETFRRFVAERLAQARRK; translated from the coding sequence ATGCGTGAGCCGACCTTCTGGTATCGGCCGCCTTCGTGGATGTCGCGACTCCTGCTTCCGTTCGGCGCTATTTATGGCGCCATCACGGCGCGACGGATGGCGCGCAAAGGGGCCGTGGCCGGAATTCCGGCTTTCTGTATCGGCAACTATCACGTCGGCGGTGCCGGTAAGACGCCGACGACGCTCGCGCTCTCGAAAATCCTGCGTGAGATGGGCGAGCAACCGTTCGTGGTCAGTCGCGGCTACGGCGGAAGCCTGGAAGGTCCGGTTCGTGTCGACACGAGTGCACACACAGCGATAGACGTTGGCGACGAGCCGCTGATGATGGCATCACAAGTGCCGGTCGTCGTCTCGCGCGACCGAGCGGCAGGTGCGAAGCTTGCACGTGAGCAAGGAGCCAGCGTCATTTTGCTCGATGATGGATTCCAAAATCCGTCGCTTGCCAAGGATGCATCGTTGATTGTGGTCGACAGCGGGCGTGGGCTTGGGAACGGATGCGTGTTTCCTGCTGGGCCGCTGCGTGCGCCGCTCACCCCACAGATCGAGCGTACGGACGCGTTGATCGTTGTGGGCGAGGGGCATGCGGCCGATGGCGTTGCGCAGCACCTTCGCGCGCGGGGCAAGGCGGTGTTGCATGCGACCATCAGGCCCGATCCTGGCTCTGTCGCTGCGTTAAGCGGGAAACGCGTCCTGGCATTCGCCGGAATAGGCGATCCGGCACGGTTCTTTGCGACATTGCGCAAGAGCGGCGTGATCGTGGTCGAAGCAAGGTCGTTCAACGATCATCATCCGTATGCAATCAGCGACGTCGAACAGCTTGCCGCTGCTGCCCAAGCAAAATCATTGACCATGGTCACGACAGAAAAAGACATGACCCGTCTGCGCAGCAATGCCAACCTTACAACTCGCGCCCGGAATGTTATGGCGTTTGCGGTGTCGCTTGACTTTGACGATGGCGAAACGTTCCGGCGGTTTGTCGCGGAACGGCTTGCTCAAGCGCGCCGGAAATAA
- a CDS encoding 4-hydroxybenzoate polyprenyltransferase (product_source=KO:K03179; cog=COG0382; ko=KO:K03179; pfam=PF01040; superfamily=51984,81343; tigrfam=TIGR01474; transmembrane_helix_parts=Inside_1_36,TMhelix_37_56,Outside_57_59,TMhelix_60_82,Inside_83_115,TMhelix_116_138,Outside_139_157,TMhelix_158_180,Inside_181_186,TMhelix_187_206,Outside_207_230,TMhelix_231_253,Inside_254_310) gives MSNAATPVADATANWVDTHAPLWARPYLRLARSDRPIGWWLLLLPCWWSAALAAGIAKDLHSLPMVLVLFLVGAIVMRGAGCTWNDITDRKLDASVERTRSRPIPAGQVTVTQAAIFLVVQALIGFLVLLQFNVFAIITGISSLLVVAIYPFMKRITYWPQFVLGLAFSWGALMGFAVILERIDVTAVALYIGSISWVIAYDTIYAHQDTEDDVLIGIKSTALLFGERTQLALTILYSLAVFFIGIALWRGGSHWLAWAGLAAFAVHLGWQVRTIDINNSPLCLRLFKSNRDAGLLLFGGLLADAVLRAV, from the coding sequence ATGAGCAACGCGGCGACACCCGTCGCAGACGCTACGGCGAACTGGGTGGATACCCATGCGCCTTTATGGGCGCGGCCTTATCTCCGGCTTGCACGTTCCGATCGTCCCATCGGGTGGTGGCTGTTGTTGCTGCCGTGCTGGTGGTCCGCCGCACTCGCTGCTGGCATCGCGAAGGATCTTCACTCTTTGCCGATGGTGCTCGTCCTGTTTTTGGTCGGCGCGATCGTCATGCGCGGCGCGGGATGCACCTGGAATGACATCACGGACCGCAAGCTTGATGCCAGCGTGGAGCGCACCCGATCGCGTCCCATCCCCGCGGGGCAAGTAACAGTAACCCAAGCCGCCATTTTTCTCGTGGTTCAGGCGCTGATCGGCTTTCTGGTCCTTCTGCAATTCAACGTGTTTGCGATTATCACGGGGATCAGCTCGCTGCTCGTGGTTGCGATTTATCCTTTCATGAAGCGCATCACCTATTGGCCGCAGTTCGTGCTTGGCCTTGCGTTTTCGTGGGGCGCACTGATGGGTTTCGCCGTCATTCTCGAGCGCATCGATGTCACGGCCGTTGCGCTCTACATCGGTTCGATTTCGTGGGTGATCGCGTATGACACGATCTACGCTCACCAGGACACCGAGGACGATGTGCTGATCGGGATCAAGTCGACAGCCTTGTTGTTTGGCGAGCGGACGCAATTGGCGCTGACGATACTCTACAGCCTGGCGGTCTTCTTCATCGGCATAGCCTTGTGGCGAGGCGGATCGCATTGGCTGGCCTGGGCCGGTCTTGCCGCCTTTGCTGTGCATCTCGGCTGGCAGGTCCGCACCATCGACATCAACAACTCACCGCTCTGCCTGCGGCTGTTCAAGTCCAACAGGGATGCGGGGCTGCTGCTGTTTGGTGGACTGCTCGCTGACGCAGTGCTGCGAGCAGTCTAA
- a CDS encoding lysophospholipid acyltransferase (LPLAT)-like uncharacterized protein (product_source=COG2121; cog=COG2121; pfam=PF04028), whose amino-acid sequence MKKALRNLGRASWVQHLAGFTAAEFLRLVWWTNRFTLDPPEIYKHIEPDMPVIVAFWHGQHFMMPFLKLKEYEAKVLISRHRDGEINAIAAERLGVGTVRGSGDHGTSFHRKGGVVAFKSMLKVLEDGINMALTADVPKVSRKAGLGIVMLARESGRPILPVAIATTRFKRLNNWDRSVIHLPFGHGVIAAGDLVRVPLDADSTVMEDLRAQLEANLNEVTRRAYALVGRPEDGHA is encoded by the coding sequence TTGAAAAAAGCACTGCGAAATTTAGGTCGCGCGAGTTGGGTACAGCACCTCGCGGGATTCACTGCCGCTGAATTTTTGCGGCTGGTCTGGTGGACGAACCGGTTCACCTTGGATCCGCCTGAGATTTACAAGCATATCGAGCCCGATATGCCGGTGATCGTTGCGTTCTGGCACGGTCAGCACTTCATGATGCCGTTTCTCAAGCTCAAGGAGTACGAAGCGAAGGTTCTGATCTCGCGCCACCGCGACGGTGAAATCAACGCCATCGCGGCTGAAAGGCTCGGTGTCGGAACTGTCCGCGGCTCAGGCGATCACGGCACCTCGTTTCATCGTAAAGGCGGGGTGGTGGCGTTCAAAAGCATGCTGAAGGTCCTCGAAGACGGTATCAACATGGCGCTGACAGCCGACGTACCGAAGGTTTCGCGCAAGGCAGGCCTTGGGATCGTCATGCTTGCCCGTGAATCAGGACGGCCCATTTTGCCGGTGGCTATTGCGACCACCCGGTTCAAGCGCCTTAATAATTGGGATCGCTCTGTTATTCATCTCCCGTTCGGGCATGGTGTTATCGCTGCCGGCGATCTTGTCAGGGTACCGCTTGATGCGGACAGTACAGTGATGGAAGACCTTCGAGCGCAATTGGAGGCCAATCTGAACGAAGTGACGCGCCGCGCTTATGCACTCGTCGGCCGGCCTGAGGACGGACATGCCTAG
- a CDS encoding myo-inositol-1(or 4)-monophosphatase (product_source=KO:K01092; cath_funfam=3.30.540.10,3.40.190.80; cog=COG0483; ko=KO:K01092; pfam=PF00459; superfamily=56655): MPDAEPEVSDRSHLPRDAALLADTVREAGALALRLFRTELRTWTKGATSPVSEADIAVNDLIEERLRSATPDYGWLSEESADDASRLDKSLTWIVDPIDGTRAYLARQNDWSVSVALVENGSPLVGAVFAPASDEFFFATRGRGAILNDARISASTGETINFPKIAGPKPLVERLQSIPPGDSLHPRIGSLALRLVRVGQGALDAAFAAGNSRDWDLAAADLIVHEAGGEMTTLAGERLVYNSRDVRHGLLVAAGHERHTHIVEHFRKNPIE, encoded by the coding sequence TTGCCGGACGCTGAGCCAGAGGTTTCCGACAGAAGTCATCTGCCACGCGACGCCGCGCTCCTCGCAGATACCGTGCGAGAGGCAGGCGCTCTGGCCCTGCGTCTATTTCGGACCGAGCTGAGGACCTGGACGAAGGGAGCAACGTCGCCAGTGTCGGAAGCCGATATCGCGGTCAACGATCTGATCGAGGAACGTTTGCGATCCGCCACGCCGGATTATGGCTGGCTGTCCGAGGAAAGTGCCGACGACGCATCCCGGCTGGACAAATCCCTGACCTGGATCGTCGACCCGATCGATGGAACGCGGGCCTATCTGGCCCGGCAAAATGACTGGTCTGTCAGCGTGGCGCTGGTGGAAAACGGATCGCCACTTGTCGGAGCGGTCTTTGCGCCGGCTAGCGATGAGTTCTTTTTTGCGACCCGAGGCCGGGGTGCGATACTGAACGATGCCCGGATCTCAGCCTCGACAGGCGAAACCATCAATTTTCCAAAGATTGCGGGTCCCAAACCGCTGGTTGAGCGGTTACAGTCCATACCGCCTGGGGATTCGCTGCATCCGCGAATCGGTTCTCTGGCTTTGCGTCTTGTCCGGGTGGGGCAAGGCGCGCTAGATGCTGCTTTCGCGGCCGGTAACAGCCGAGACTGGGATCTTGCGGCGGCTGACTTAATCGTGCACGAAGCGGGCGGGGAAATGACCACACTGGCCGGAGAACGTCTGGTTTATAACAGCCGCGATGTTCGCCATGGGTTGCTGGTGGCGGCAGGGCATGAGCGCCACACGCATATAGTTGAGCACTTTCGGAAAAATCCGATCGAGTAA